In Halorhabdus rudnickae, the following proteins share a genomic window:
- a CDS encoding AbrB/MazE/SpoVT family DNA-binding domain-containing protein has translation MTDEDDGFPWPPAMFTEASEQALEQQQDFLRRMMGGGAAGMDMNQLGTMSQLATFKTRVQSGGRISIPDAEREALDIEEGDIVQAVVLPVKRNRSE, from the coding sequence ATGACAGACGAGGATGACGGCTTTCCATGGCCGCCCGCGATGTTCACGGAAGCGAGCGAGCAGGCGCTCGAACAACAGCAGGATTTCCTCCGCCGAATGATGGGCGGAGGGGCAGCCGGGATGGACATGAACCAGCTCGGGACGATGAGTCAGTTGGCGACGTTCAAGACCCGTGTGCAGAGCGGCGGCCGGATTTCCATTCCTGACGCCGAGCGTGAGGCGCTGGACATCGAGGAAGGCGACATCGTCCAGGCCGTCGTCCTGCCGGTCAAACGTAACCGGAGTGAATAA
- the phaC gene encoding class III poly(R)-hydroxyalkanoic acid synthase subunit PhaC, with product MADPLSAALDVQRRALEEMQEAGETVQVLDERLETMADVEVGQTPADVVYEENKLELLHYDPEAAGIDVPEDEREDVPILIVYALINKPYILDLQPNRSVVRRLLEAGHDVYLIDWNEPSRLDQHLTLEDYVDRYIDNCVDVVRERSSQGAINILGYCMGGTMSVMYSALHPAKVNTLGLMATGLYFEESGGVLERWGDEEYYDPQNVIETFGNVPSEFLDEGFALMDPVDNYVTKYVRFAENIDNEDFVKNFARMEQWLEEGVDVAGATYAQFLEDIYQGNKLYENELYLGNQHVDIGNIDMPVLQIVGEYDHLVPPSASKPFNDVIPSEDTGIIEYSTGHVGMAVSSSTHEDVWPQVAEWFSERSQVAVGEDEAESVDSQDTEATEPEDAEVDTTEGSPDVATVDGIGPTYAQRLREAGIQTVEDLAESDPETVAEVAEAPAGRVEDWFGALE from the coding sequence ATGGCCGACCCACTGAGTGCCGCGCTGGACGTCCAGCGCCGGGCCCTCGAGGAGATGCAAGAGGCCGGCGAGACCGTCCAGGTGCTCGACGAGCGCCTCGAGACCATGGCCGACGTCGAGGTGGGGCAGACCCCCGCCGATGTCGTCTACGAGGAGAACAAACTCGAACTCCTCCACTACGATCCCGAGGCGGCTGGCATCGACGTTCCCGAAGACGAACGCGAGGACGTTCCGATCCTGATCGTCTACGCGCTGATCAACAAGCCCTACATTCTCGATCTCCAGCCGAACCGTTCGGTCGTGCGTCGCCTGCTGGAAGCGGGTCATGACGTCTACCTGATCGACTGGAACGAGCCGTCGCGCCTCGACCAGCACCTGACGCTTGAGGACTACGTCGATCGCTACATCGACAACTGCGTCGACGTGGTGCGGGAGCGCTCGAGTCAGGGCGCTATCAACATCCTGGGGTACTGCATGGGCGGAACGATGAGCGTGATGTACAGTGCCCTCCACCCGGCGAAGGTCAACACCCTCGGGTTGATGGCGACCGGGCTGTACTTCGAGGAGTCGGGCGGCGTCCTCGAGCGGTGGGGCGACGAGGAGTACTACGATCCCCAAAACGTGATCGAGACGTTCGGGAACGTTCCCTCGGAGTTCTTAGACGAGGGCTTTGCCCTCATGGACCCGGTTGACAACTACGTCACCAAGTACGTCCGCTTCGCCGAGAATATCGACAACGAGGACTTCGTGAAGAACTTCGCGCGGATGGAGCAGTGGCTCGAGGAGGGTGTCGACGTCGCCGGCGCGACCTACGCGCAGTTCCTCGAGGACATCTATCAGGGCAACAAGCTCTACGAGAACGAGCTGTATCTCGGCAATCAGCACGTCGACATCGGCAACATCGACATGCCGGTCCTGCAGATCGTCGGGGAGTACGACCACCTCGTCCCGCCGTCAGCGAGCAAGCCATTCAACGACGTCATCCCCAGTGAAGACACGGGGATTATCGAGTACTCGACGGGTCACGTCGGTATGGCCGTCTCCTCGAGCACCCACGAGGATGTCTGGCCCCAGGTCGCCGAGTGGTTCAGCGAGCGCTCGCAGGTAGCTGTGGGAGAAGACGAGGCCGAATCGGTCGACTCGCAGGATACTGAAGCGACAGAACCGGAGGACGCCGAGGTTGACACGACCGAGGGGTCCCCCGACGTCGCGACGGTCGACGGCATCGGCCCAACGTACGCCCAGCGGCTCCGCGAGGCGGGTATCCAGACGGTCGAGGACCTTGCCGAGTCCGATCCTGAGACGGTCGCCGAGGTTGCCGAGGCCCCGGCTGGCCGCGTCGAGGACTGGTTCGGCGCGCTCGAGTGA
- a CDS encoding ATP-dependent DNA helicase, with translation MDVADIPGVPGWLPEHLREDGIEELYPPQAEAVERGVTDGANLVASVPTASGKTLIAELAMFSAITDGKDDETATDGTALYIVPLRALASEKRAEFEQFEAYGLEVGVSTGNYESDGGWLADKDVVVATSEKVDSLVRNDAPWIADLDCVVADEVHLVDDGQRGPTLEVTLAKLRKRNPDLQTVALSATIGNADALAEWLDAELVDSTWRPIDLKKGVHYGQALHLEDGSQKRLPVRDSEKQTAAIVRDTLEDDGSTLVFVNSRRNAEAAARRLASTTEPHLDGVERDRLAEIATEIREVSDTETSDDLADAVEGGAAFHHAGLSREHRSLVEDAFQERLVKVIAATPTLAAGVNTPSRRVVVRDWRRYDGTAGGMQPLSVLEVHQMMGRAGRPGLDPYGEALLLASSHDELDELFERYVWADPEPVRSKLAAEPALRTHILSTVASGFANSRAGLLDFLEATLYASQTTEGGRLETVVDEVIAYLEANDFLTREENEDGTLRATSLGQTVSRLYLDPMSAAEMLDGLREFERTAGQRATSPHDGEATAGDEPPGFETASELAAEADGTENSEGTDAIPDPTAMGLYHLVSRTPDMYELYLRSGDEEEYTMEAYEREEEFLGAIPSEFEEGRFEDWLSALKTARLLEDWADEVEEGTITERYGVGPGDIRGKVETASWLLNAAERLAGEVGLDVTPAIREARVRVEHGVRAELVDLAGVRGVGRKRARRLFAAGIESREDLREAEKGVVLGALRGREKTAQNVLENAGHRDPSMNGVTPVEPDGTPSAAGDSQTAANGAGSGQRDGDEDGPADQSSLGDF, from the coding sequence ATGGACGTCGCGGACATTCCGGGGGTACCCGGGTGGTTGCCCGAGCACCTTCGCGAGGACGGGATCGAGGAACTGTATCCACCGCAGGCCGAGGCCGTCGAGCGGGGCGTCACCGATGGAGCCAATCTGGTGGCGAGCGTTCCCACAGCCAGCGGGAAGACTCTCATCGCAGAACTCGCGATGTTTTCGGCGATCACGGACGGGAAGGACGACGAAACGGCCACTGACGGCACCGCGCTCTATATCGTCCCGTTGCGGGCGCTGGCCAGCGAGAAACGTGCGGAGTTCGAGCAGTTCGAGGCGTACGGCCTGGAGGTCGGCGTCTCGACGGGGAACTACGAGAGCGACGGGGGCTGGCTCGCCGACAAAGACGTCGTCGTTGCCACCAGCGAGAAGGTCGATTCCCTCGTGCGAAACGATGCGCCCTGGATCGCCGACCTGGACTGCGTGGTGGCCGACGAGGTCCACCTGGTCGACGACGGCCAGCGTGGCCCGACCCTGGAGGTGACCCTCGCCAAGTTGCGAAAGCGGAATCCGGATCTCCAAACTGTCGCGCTGTCGGCAACCATCGGCAACGCCGACGCACTGGCTGAGTGGTTGGATGCCGAACTCGTCGATTCGACGTGGCGGCCTATCGACCTGAAGAAAGGGGTCCACTACGGGCAGGCCCTCCACCTCGAAGATGGCAGCCAGAAGCGCCTGCCCGTGCGGGACAGCGAAAAACAGACCGCGGCTATCGTTCGGGACACCCTGGAAGACGACGGTTCGACCCTGGTGTTCGTCAACTCTCGCCGGAACGCCGAAGCGGCCGCCCGACGACTCGCCTCGACGACCGAGCCACATCTCGACGGCGTCGAGCGTGATCGGCTCGCAGAGATCGCGACGGAGATCCGCGAGGTCAGTGATACCGAGACCAGCGATGACCTGGCCGACGCTGTCGAGGGGGGAGCGGCGTTCCACCACGCCGGTCTCTCCCGTGAACACCGCTCGCTCGTCGAGGACGCCTTCCAGGAGCGACTGGTGAAAGTCATCGCCGCGACGCCCACGCTGGCGGCCGGCGTCAACACTCCCTCGCGTCGCGTCGTGGTCCGGGACTGGCGACGCTACGACGGGACTGCCGGCGGGATGCAACCTCTCTCGGTTCTGGAAGTCCACCAGATGATGGGCCGGGCCGGCCGCCCCGGCCTGGATCCCTACGGGGAGGCACTGCTGCTGGCGAGCAGCCACGACGAACTCGACGAACTGTTCGAGCGCTACGTCTGGGCCGATCCCGAACCGGTCCGGTCGAAACTCGCTGCCGAACCGGCCCTCCGGACGCATATCCTCTCGACGGTGGCGTCTGGCTTTGCCAACTCCCGAGCGGGGTTGCTGGACTTTCTGGAAGCCACGCTGTACGCCAGCCAGACGACCGAAGGCGGTCGTCTGGAGACGGTCGTCGACGAGGTGATCGCCTATTTGGAGGCCAACGACTTTCTCACGCGTGAGGAGAACGAAGATGGGACGCTGCGGGCCACCTCGCTCGGTCAGACCGTCTCGCGGCTGTATCTCGATCCGATGAGCGCGGCGGAGATGCTCGACGGACTCCGCGAGTTCGAGCGGACGGCCGGGCAGCGAGCGACCTCGCCACACGACGGAGAGGCGACAGCGGGTGACGAGCCGCCGGGCTTCGAGACGGCCAGCGAACTGGCTGCCGAGGCGGATGGGACCGAAAACAGCGAGGGGACAGACGCCATTCCGGACCCGACCGCGATGGGGCTGTATCACCTCGTCTCCCGGACGCCGGACATGTACGAGTTGTACCTCCGCTCTGGCGACGAGGAGGAGTACACGATGGAGGCCTACGAGCGCGAGGAGGAGTTCCTCGGGGCGATACCAAGCGAGTTCGAAGAGGGGCGTTTCGAAGATTGGCTGTCGGCGCTGAAGACGGCCAGACTCCTCGAAGACTGGGCTGATGAGGTCGAAGAAGGGACGATCACCGAACGGTACGGCGTCGGCCCGGGTGACATCCGCGGAAAGGTCGAAACGGCGAGCTGGCTGCTCAACGCTGCCGAGCGACTGGCCGGCGAGGTCGGCCTGGACGTGACGCCAGCGATCCGGGAGGCTCGCGTCCGGGTCGAACACGGCGTCCGGGCGGAACTGGTCGACCTCGCAGGCGTGCGCGGCGTCGGGCGAAAGCGCGCCCGGCGACTGTTCGCGGCCGGGATCGAGTCCCGTGAAGACCTCCGTGAAGCCGAGAAAGGCGTCGTGCTGGGAGCGTTGCGCGGGCGGGAGAAGACCGCCCAGAACGTCCTGGAGAACGCCGGCCATCGTGACCCCTCGATGAACGGGGTGACGCCAGTCGAACCCGATGGCACTCCCTCGGCAGCTGGCGATAGCCAGACTGCCGCAAACGGCGCTGGATCCGGCCAGCGGGACGGCGACGAGGACGGCCCGGCCGACCAGTCTAGTCTGGGTGACTTCTGA
- a CDS encoding poly(R)-hydroxyalkanoic acid synthase subunit PhaE, with amino-acid sequence MSDKNADIGAEYSEMIEEMNEAVAESIEQNMKAQAAFVESWTEAMSDSMVEENELAEGTEGYNQATEVWMDAAERMFERSADAAQGEEIDPTEFRDIWLQSANEAAKEIMGTSAFAAANGQLIQSMLDMRQQADDVGQETIAELGFPTRDDVDEVGERLVELERRQHEVEEKLDRILEAIEE; translated from the coding sequence ATGAGCGACAAGAACGCGGACATCGGGGCGGAGTACAGTGAGATGATCGAGGAAATGAACGAGGCCGTCGCGGAGTCCATCGAGCAGAACATGAAAGCCCAGGCAGCGTTCGTCGAGTCCTGGACCGAGGCGATGTCGGATTCGATGGTCGAGGAGAACGAACTCGCCGAGGGGACTGAAGGGTACAACCAGGCGACGGAAGTCTGGATGGACGCCGCCGAGCGGATGTTCGAGCGTTCCGCTGACGCAGCCCAGGGCGAGGAGATCGACCCCACCGAGTTCCGGGACATCTGGCTGCAGTCGGCCAACGAGGCCGCAAAGGAGATCATGGGTACCAGCGCCTTCGCGGCGGCCAACGGCCAGCTCATCCAGTCGATGCTCGATATGCGCCAGCAGGCCGACGACGTGGGCCAAGAGACCATCGCCGAACTCGGCTTCCCCACGCGCGATGACGTAGACGAGGTCGGCGAGCGCCTGGTCGAACTCGAGCGTCGCCAGCACGAAGTCGAGGAGAAACTCGACCGGATCCTCGAGGCCATAGAGGAGTGA
- a CDS encoding LAGLIDADG family homing endonuclease, with the protein MARAENTEFIDLFEEFYRDYYRNEIGELAQKYPTEQKSLFVDWQDLYRFDPDLAEDYRNKPEQLQEYAEEALRLFDLPIDVKLGQAHVRMTNLPESTDIRAIRADHRGQLVSIQGIIRKATEVRPKITDAAFECQRCGTLTRIPQSTGDFQEPHECQGCERQGPFRINFDQSEFIDAQKLRVQESPEGLRGGETPQNIDVNIEDDITGNVTAGDHVRVTGVLKLDQRGNDREKSAMFDVYMNGVSVEIEDEEFEEMDIDEDDKKEIVALSEERDIYEQMTDSIAPSIYGYPEEKLAIALQLFSGVTKHLPDESRIRGDLHVLLIGDPGTGKCVKSDTSVRLASGSTRSIGDLVEANLDDPKPVDDGVWDHTSIALPTLAPDGTVTTAEATKVWKREAPEHLYRIRTESGRELDVTPSHPLFVQQDGGPTALEAEHLAEGQFVATPRSVPTAADDRIEADYRRSQSPNAVRFSAPETWTRSLARLVGYIVAEGHVVHRTDNTADLRITDADEPVLKDARAAFEALDLPYSEDVREESDVSRLRCHSSEFVSFLESIEPAILEKSGQQRVPEGITRASDPIRRAFLRAYVEGEGHVATSERELTVASMSEVLLEDVRALLTTFGIDASIHERHNGSYRLRISGDDFGCYVSEIGFVTDRKQLAAASYEETAGNTNRDVVPISGDTLREVRESLALTQTDCNVPRTTYQHYERGDRNPSRESLRAVVDAFEERLAWLKDQRDGLAADDWRTIVELREELGISQRSLADGMDVTQTAISYYERNEVAPDGGETVAASAVVRDRLEAALAVEATVERLGDLASNDVRWDRISSIEAVEPDDEWVYDLEVEGTHSYVSNGVVSHNSQILQYIRHIAPRSVFTSGKGSSSAGLTAAAVRDDFGDGQQWTLEAGALVLADRGIAAVDELDKMRSEDRSAMHEALEQQSYHPDSEILLADGRRVEIGDFVDEQMAERSEEVIDGVDCDILPVDDVRVHSADLDDNDVQKLPVDRVSRHEAPEEFVRVSFSNGREVVVTPEHPMFVAKNGDICTTEASLVDEGDFIPAPRNLPNSAATVPLEDESQRGKEKDVALPAAMSPDLAEILGFLVAEGHSYAGSSHEIGFSNQDEQLLDRMDELMGRVFGLESTDTTNAAGTVTKRWISTQFYRWFQENFPEFMYTARDKRIPSKVLGASEEEIRRFLVGAFQGDGGVESEAMAFSTASPGLAEDYADALAKIGVGTRIHHDDAEDSWKTYVMGDSTEKFVTKIVQPRDDRYDDAQAFVERSNETPRHHDVLPTDAARELRELRNLLGLRKTGQFKPNLDNGFGVHIGTVEVELDTLRERAKEIRSALERADDLASVRNAIGWSGRQLAKRLENETTSAVHYAESGGYDAERRASLTRQALEAAKSALTEFEQRAEALESRTEFRYYRVTDVETLPNEGEHATEWVYDVTVEPTNTFVSHGVILHNSISISKAGINATLKSRCSLLGAANPKYGRFDQYEPIGEQIDLEPALISRFDLIFTVTDQPDEEEDANLAEHILQTNYAGELNTHRQQNSTPDYSAEEVENVTETVAPEIDPELLRKYVAYAKRSCFPTMTEEAKAAIRDFYVELRTKGSGEDAPVPVTARKLEALVRLAEASARVRLSDTVEEEDAERVIGIVRSSLEDIGIDPETGELDADVVETGTSKSQRDRIKNIRGIIADIEEEYDEGAPVDVVIERAEEVGMEASKAEHEIEKLKQQGEVYEPRTDHLRTT; encoded by the coding sequence ATGGCTCGCGCGGAGAACACGGAGTTCATCGATCTCTTCGAGGAGTTCTATCGCGATTACTACCGCAACGAGATCGGCGAGCTCGCCCAGAAGTACCCCACCGAGCAAAAGTCGCTGTTCGTCGACTGGCAGGACCTCTACCGCTTCGATCCTGACCTCGCGGAAGACTACCGCAACAAACCCGAACAGCTCCAGGAGTACGCCGAGGAAGCCCTCAGACTGTTCGACCTCCCGATCGACGTGAAACTCGGGCAGGCCCATGTCCGGATGACCAACCTCCCGGAGTCGACGGACATCCGGGCGATTCGGGCCGACCATCGCGGTCAGCTCGTCAGCATCCAGGGCATCATCCGGAAAGCCACCGAAGTCCGGCCCAAAATCACCGATGCCGCTTTCGAATGCCAGCGCTGTGGGACGCTGACACGCATTCCTCAATCCACCGGCGACTTTCAAGAGCCCCACGAGTGCCAGGGCTGTGAGCGTCAGGGTCCCTTCCGGATCAACTTCGATCAATCGGAGTTCATCGACGCCCAGAAGCTCCGGGTTCAGGAATCCCCGGAGGGGCTGCGCGGCGGTGAGACGCCCCAGAACATCGACGTCAACATCGAGGACGACATTACCGGCAACGTCACTGCAGGCGACCACGTCCGGGTGACGGGCGTGCTCAAACTCGATCAGCGTGGCAACGACCGCGAGAAGTCGGCCATGTTCGACGTCTACATGAATGGCGTCAGCGTCGAGATCGAGGACGAGGAGTTCGAAGAGATGGACATCGACGAGGACGACAAAAAGGAGATCGTCGCCCTCTCGGAGGAACGTGACATCTACGAGCAGATGACCGACTCCATCGCTCCTTCGATCTATGGCTATCCCGAGGAGAAACTCGCCATCGCTCTCCAATTATTCTCGGGAGTGACAAAACATCTTCCTGACGAATCTCGGATTCGGGGCGACCTCCATGTGCTCCTGATCGGGGACCCTGGTACGGGTAAGTGCGTTAAATCTGACACTAGTGTCCGCCTCGCAAGTGGATCGACGAGATCGATCGGTGACCTCGTCGAGGCGAACCTCGACGACCCAAAGCCCGTTGACGACGGCGTCTGGGATCACACGTCGATTGCATTGCCGACGCTCGCGCCGGACGGGACGGTCACGACAGCCGAAGCGACGAAGGTCTGGAAACGGGAGGCTCCCGAACACCTGTATCGGATTCGGACCGAGAGTGGGAGAGAACTCGATGTGACGCCATCCCATCCGCTGTTCGTCCAGCAGGACGGGGGGCCGACGGCGCTGGAAGCTGAGCACCTCGCGGAAGGCCAGTTCGTCGCCACACCGCGATCAGTTCCGACAGCAGCGGACGATCGAATCGAAGCGGACTATCGAAGGTCACAATCCCCGAACGCGGTCCGGTTTTCTGCACCCGAAACGTGGACTCGCTCGCTTGCTCGGCTTGTGGGGTACATCGTCGCGGAAGGTCACGTCGTACATCGGACGGACAACACGGCCGATCTCCGGATCACGGACGCGGATGAACCAGTGCTGAAGGACGCCCGAGCGGCCTTCGAGGCGCTCGACTTACCGTACTCCGAGGACGTGCGAGAGGAGTCTGACGTTTCCCGCCTCCGGTGTCATTCGAGCGAGTTCGTTAGTTTTCTCGAATCCATCGAGCCGGCGATCCTCGAAAAATCGGGACAGCAACGCGTCCCGGAAGGGATTACACGGGCAAGCGATCCCATCCGTCGAGCCTTCCTTCGTGCCTATGTCGAGGGCGAGGGTCACGTTGCCACGTCCGAACGCGAACTCACGGTCGCCTCGATGAGCGAAGTGCTCCTTGAAGACGTGCGTGCACTCCTCACCACCTTCGGTATCGACGCAAGTATCCACGAACGTCATAACGGGAGTTACCGCCTCCGGATTAGCGGGGATGATTTCGGCTGCTACGTTTCGGAGATCGGCTTCGTCACGGATCGGAAACAACTTGCCGCAGCGTCCTACGAGGAGACGGCGGGGAATACGAACCGAGATGTCGTTCCAATCTCCGGGGACACGTTACGTGAGGTTCGTGAATCGCTCGCGCTCACACAAACGGACTGCAACGTTCCCAGAACTACCTACCAGCATTACGAGCGCGGCGATCGAAACCCCAGCCGGGAATCGTTACGGGCCGTCGTCGACGCGTTCGAGGAGCGATTGGCGTGGCTGAAAGACCAGCGTGACGGGTTGGCTGCCGACGACTGGCGGACGATCGTCGAACTGCGCGAGGAACTCGGGATCTCACAGCGATCGCTTGCCGACGGGATGGACGTCACTCAGACGGCGATCAGCTACTACGAACGGAACGAAGTCGCACCCGACGGCGGTGAGACGGTTGCCGCCAGCGCGGTCGTCCGCGACCGACTTGAGGCGGCGCTCGCCGTCGAAGCCACTGTCGAGCGCTTGGGCGATCTCGCCTCGAACGACGTTCGCTGGGATCGTATTTCGTCGATCGAAGCGGTCGAACCCGACGACGAGTGGGTTTACGACCTCGAAGTCGAGGGCACTCATAGTTACGTTTCCAACGGCGTCGTCTCACACAATTCACAGATACTCCAGTACATTCGCCACATTGCACCGCGGTCAGTGTTCACGTCGGGGAAGGGCTCATCCAGCGCTGGCCTGACCGCTGCGGCTGTGAGAGATGACTTCGGCGACGGCCAGCAGTGGACCCTGGAGGCGGGTGCGCTGGTGTTGGCCGACCGGGGGATTGCGGCAGTGGACGAACTGGACAAGATGAGATCCGAAGACCGTTCGGCCATGCACGAAGCGCTTGAGCAGCAGTCCTACCACCCCGATTCAGAAATTCTCCTTGCAGACGGTCGGCGTGTCGAAATCGGTGACTTCGTGGATGAACAGATGGCCGAACGCTCCGAAGAGGTAATCGACGGCGTCGATTGTGACATCTTGCCCGTCGATGACGTTCGAGTCCATTCGGCTGACCTGGACGACAACGACGTACAAAAACTCCCCGTGGATCGAGTCAGTCGCCACGAGGCTCCCGAGGAGTTCGTCCGCGTCTCGTTCTCGAACGGACGAGAAGTCGTCGTCACTCCGGAGCACCCGATGTTCGTTGCGAAGAACGGTGATATTTGTACGACCGAAGCAAGTCTGGTCGACGAAGGAGATTTCATCCCGGCACCTCGCAACCTTCCGAACTCTGCCGCGACGGTCCCACTCGAAGACGAATCCCAGCGCGGTAAAGAGAAAGACGTAGCCCTACCAGCTGCTATGTCGCCTGATCTCGCCGAAATTCTTGGCTTTCTCGTCGCTGAAGGGCACTCCTATGCGGGCTCCTCCCACGAGATCGGCTTCTCCAATCAGGACGAACAGCTACTCGATCGGATGGATGAATTGATGGGTCGCGTTTTCGGTTTGGAAAGCACGGATACGACCAACGCTGCGGGCACCGTGACCAAACGGTGGATCTCGACGCAATTCTATCGCTGGTTCCAAGAGAACTTTCCCGAATTCATGTACACTGCACGGGATAAACGGATCCCGTCGAAAGTACTCGGTGCCTCCGAAGAGGAGATCAGGCGCTTCTTGGTCGGCGCGTTCCAGGGAGACGGTGGCGTTGAGAGCGAAGCGATGGCGTTTTCGACGGCGTCCCCGGGTCTCGCCGAGGATTATGCCGACGCGCTGGCAAAGATCGGCGTTGGGACCCGGATCCATCATGACGACGCGGAGGATTCGTGGAAAACGTACGTGATGGGAGATTCGACGGAGAAGTTTGTCACAAAGATCGTTCAACCACGTGACGACCGATACGACGACGCCCAAGCGTTCGTTGAGCGAAGTAATGAGACGCCGAGACACCACGACGTTTTGCCGACGGATGCAGCCCGGGAACTCCGCGAACTGCGGAATTTACTCGGGTTACGGAAGACTGGGCAATTCAAGCCCAATCTCGATAATGGCTTTGGCGTTCATATCGGCACCGTCGAAGTGGAACTTGATACACTCCGCGAGCGTGCCAAAGAGATCCGATCTGCACTAGAACGAGCGGACGATCTCGCGTCTGTTCGGAACGCTATCGGCTGGTCCGGTCGGCAACTCGCCAAGCGTCTGGAGAACGAAACGACGAGTGCAGTTCACTACGCTGAGTCTGGCGGATACGACGCTGAACGACGCGCTTCGCTCACGAGACAGGCCCTGGAAGCTGCCAAGTCTGCTCTCACGGAATTCGAGCAGCGGGCGGAGGCTCTCGAATCACGAACTGAATTCCGATATTACCGCGTTACCGACGTAGAAACGCTCCCCAACGAAGGCGAGCACGCTACGGAGTGGGTCTACGACGTGACGGTCGAACCGACCAACACCTTCGTGAGTCATGGTGTCATCCTGCACAATTCGATCAGCATATCCAAGGCCGGAATCAACGCCACACTCAAATCCCGTTGTTCGCTACTGGGCGCGGCCAACCCCAAGTACGGCCGCTTCGATCAGTACGAACCGATCGGCGAGCAGATCGACCTCGAGCCGGCGCTGATCTCCCGCTTTGACCTCATCTTCACTGTCACCGACCAGCCCGACGAGGAGGAAGACGCCAATCTGGCCGAACACATCCTCCAGACGAATTACGCGGGCGAACTCAACACGCATCGCCAGCAGAACAGCACGCCCGATTACAGCGCCGAGGAGGTCGAGAACGTCACCGAGACGGTCGCTCCCGAGATCGACCCCGAACTCCTCCGGAAGTACGTCGCCTACGCAAAGCGGAGTTGCTTCCCGACGATGACCGAGGAGGCAAAGGCTGCCATCCGGGACTTTTACGTCGAGTTGCGGACCAAGGGGTCAGGCGAGGACGCGCCGGTGCCCGTCACGGCCCGCAAGTTGGAAGCGCTGGTCCGCCTTGCGGAGGCAAGCGCACGCGTCCGGCTCTCCGATACCGTCGAGGAGGAGGACGCCGAACGGGTCATCGGGATCGTCCGGTCGTCGCTCGAGGACATCGGCATCGATCCCGAGACGGGCGAACTTGACGCCGACGTGGTCGAGACGGGCACTTCGAAGTCCCAGCGCGATCGGATCAAGAACATCCGCGGGATCATCGCCGACATCGAGGAGGAGTACGACGAGGGTGCACCTGTCGATGTCGTGATCGAGCGCGCCGAGGAAGTCGGGATGGAGGCCAGCAAGGCCGAACACGAGATCGAGAAACTCAAACAGCAGGGTGAGGTCTACGAACCCCGCACCGATCACTTGCGGACGACCTGA
- the cgi121 gene encoding KEOPS complex subunit Cgi121 has translation MEVVEGTLRIDDLDEFLERLAAIGDDHRVAVQAFDARYVAGREHLRRAGELADRAHAREEMIARDPAVELLLYAAGRRQIQDALTMGVSRGEQPAVVVCHAVGGRQSENGDDSTTERERAACEVVEAMECFEPAGLLNASDSELIAEFFDVTDAEREATDATLTDLVLERVAMLVVEK, from the coding sequence ATGGAAGTCGTCGAAGGGACACTCCGGATCGACGATCTGGACGAGTTCCTCGAGCGACTTGCGGCAATCGGAGACGACCATCGAGTGGCCGTTCAGGCGTTCGACGCGCGGTACGTCGCCGGACGCGAGCACCTCCGGCGGGCCGGTGAACTGGCTGACCGCGCGCACGCACGCGAGGAGATGATCGCACGCGATCCGGCGGTAGAACTGTTACTGTACGCGGCTGGTCGCCGCCAGATCCAGGATGCCCTGACGATGGGCGTTTCTCGAGGCGAGCAGCCGGCTGTCGTCGTCTGTCACGCGGTAGGTGGCCGCCAGAGTGAGAACGGTGACGACAGCACGACCGAACGCGAGCGGGCGGCCTGCGAGGTCGTCGAGGCGATGGAGTGTTTCGAACCAGCCGGGCTGCTCAATGCGTCCGACTCCGAACTGATCGCTGAATTCTTCGACGTGACCGACGCTGAGCGAGAGGCGACGGATGCGACGCTGACGGATCTCGTTCTCGAACGCGTCGCGATGCTCGTCGTCGAGAAGTAG